The following DNA comes from Mya arenaria isolate MELC-2E11 chromosome 11, ASM2691426v1.
GGGCGATGTTAAAGGCGATGTTGATGGTTTGTTCGACGACCTTGATGTAGAAGACATTTTGGAACAACTTGGATTCCAGGAAAAGACAGATGtcgacaatgatgatgatgatgatgaaggttTGTATTATAGAGATATACTTCTAAAAGAAAAAACCGTGATTCGTTTGATCGTAAAAgtaatttgttgaaaatatgtgATTATGTGGATTACAGAGTAAATCTAAATGACGATTAGGCGTGTTTGGGGCATTCCTCGCACATCGTACAAGAATggcacatatatatttatatgcaaattcCCCTTCGGTGTTCTCTAATCAGGAAACATGGTGATTTGCTTCCCGATAAGGAAACATTAGGCAATCTGTTGCTTTTTCGCCTATGTGCGAGGGAGCCTTAATGCTTCCTGCATGCGTTGATAAAACGTATATgactgaaaaaaaatgcttgtacTCAATCAATTTTGCAGAAGACATCAAACATGTTGGATGGAATTGGGCCACTAGGCGTCTGAAGTCCAAAAAGGGTCCTAATGGTATATTGTTCTTATTATAGATAATATAACTGAGGTAGATGTATGATTAACTACATTTTCATATGcgtatgtttttttacatatgaCCAAACAAAATCAGGGAATGGTGGACTGGCGCTAATGGTAGGTATTAATTTCGGGAGACGGACAAAATCCCACCACTCTTTTTAGCCTAATAGCCCCCCCTCCCTGTCCCACATATGAAAGTAAATTTTTCTTGCAACTTTAGAAAGTTATTTACCATACACATTGTACAAActcaataatatataatgccattacattttacaacacTTCTGCTCAAAATGTTGATGAACTCTCtttaatatgtttatcataataGTAGCATCATTATGTTGTCATTCAACATGTAATCAATAGAAAAACATACTGCATTGAAATATAGTTGATcagttttaattgaaaatagaaataatgttgATATCTAAAATGGAccaacacatctttgcatcttgcatccttatgatggatgatTTACGTAAtgttaatgaaagaaaatgtcaaatgtGTATTCCGATGTAAGAAAACAAAGCATCTTTGAGCAAAAACAAGcgtaaacatgtattattttcagTTAACATTCAAATGCAATATTACTCAACATTATCAATATGAGAAGTTGGCTAGAAAAAGTTAAACAACTTATAAGAGGTCAAGAAAATATTCTCCTTCTTCAAACTCTATATTATTAACACgttgttaagtgttgtttaaaTTTCGGTTCCCCCTCTTTGCGCATGTGATTTTGACTTACATATTTGATTTCGCCGAGTACTCGTATTTCCCCAAAATCACAAGACCAAACTTGCAAGaattaaatgcaataacaatttaaagtaaaaaaaaaagtaaaaacttgactatatttcatatatttatgaGTTTCTACCTGTTCATGTTTTTGATTTACATATGACCAGACAAAAAACTGGGATGGTGGTTTGGCCCTAaacctcctcctcctcctcctccagGTGGGTGCTTATATTGGGACtgtcacatattttaatatatattgacaaaagAGCTctgttttgaacatttcatgATCTTTTATTATTGAATCCAGCATTGTTTTCACATTCCACACTAACATTTTTTCCTCGCTTGCCTCGTGCTGTCCAATTGgatgacaacattttttttaaatttgccgTTCTTTTATTTGGTAAATCTGCAGTCATTCTCTATTCACAAAATGATGTTGACAAAGTCCAAATATAATAAGGACattaattattaacaaatattcaGCCGAATACttgtattgaaaacatttgtcaaGAAATtcgtacaaaatgaaaataagactGTGAGAAATTACTTTCGTTTATATCTAAACATACACCTGTGAAggcatttatttacaaaataggtTAGAAGAatataagataaaaatgaaattttcagaCATTGTAATTAATGGTTGGTGGATACCTAAAGCGAACAAAGTGAAGGATCCGGACCCTTGGTGTCAGTCACATAGTTCCGGGGCTGATTGCTGTGTGCAGAGGACGTTGCACGTACACGGGAAGAAATATCACTTGAACGGTAAGGCTAAAATACGGATGCAGAGTGGAAAGTTTGATGGCAATCAGGGGAAAGCGTGAGAAGACGgaacaagttttgtttttaaattcagcGTTTTATCATGTTATGAACTCTCGTTCTGTTATCGTTTCCTGCATGCGTTGATAAAACGATTACAAGTAGACAGAACgtaaaagaacggatatcaaaGTAGGATACATACCAATTAAATCTCACTTAAGGCGGATTGGCTTcgtaaatacataattaaagtgttttttcttCGAATATCAGCTTTGATACAGTATGAAGGGACCATTCACGAGTCAATTATAGGTACATGTActtcataaacattaattaagaTCCAGGAATAATTTTTATTGGCTGGCTACTTCTTGACTCCTTCAAACTATATCATTTGTAATCAAACTAGATAGAAATTAGAATCGCGTTGACTTAAAATAATTGTGTAGCTATGTAATACAGTACTGTACAcgtacatgaaataatttatttaatcatgaTTACGTTTTATTTATAGACATCTATAATCCCAGTTCGATACTTGATATATTTGACCAACACTTATCTAACCCCTGTCTCTACCACCAGCTTGTGTGAACGTTGACTTCCACCCTCATGCGAATGAGTACTCGGTCTACTTCAGTGTGAATGGGTACTCTCTCTTCCACAAGGACACAGACCGTACgtatacataaattattatttactagCTTATCCTTTCTTACTTCTCAAGACCCACTCTCAGACTGACAAGTATTTGATCTTCCTTAGGGGAATGGGTACTCTCTATTCCACAAGGACACATACCCACGAGTACACCCTTTTTCCCTAACATCTCACTTAATTGCACCAACCACCCTCAGAAAGACGGGTGTTTTGTCTATATCAATGTAAAgatatacttattttttcatATCCATACAGACCGCACCATGGTGTACAATTCTACGCATCTACTTTTTCATATAGATACAGGCCGT
Coding sequences within:
- the LOC128207566 gene encoding uncharacterized protein LOC128207566 gives rise to the protein MSTFLCVLLLGIILVDSVQGLTEDQLQQILENGKAVQGDVKGDVDGLFDDLDVEDILEQLGFQEKTDVDNDDDDDEEDIKHVGWNWATRRLKSKKGPNDKKLGWWFGPKPPPPPPPDIVINGWWIPKANKVKDPDPWCQSHSSGADCCVQRTLHVHGKKYHLNACVNVDFHPHANEYSVYFSVNGYSLFHKDTDLKMDEMEECFSASQLAPGSKICIKLYKICTKHKRMCAALEGKAVIKGVEKNVQLDYGCFIIGSGDENEDEQVPDDMDTEEQATQAEMFRVLSDQLDLRDGADETSSTEDDKLRFEN